From a region of the Campylobacter showae genome:
- a CDS encoding MmcQ/YjbR family DNA-binding protein, which translates to MLVQKRVFSYIKEKFGAQGERVFDKHPEFAVFRHAKNRKWFAVFMRVDGGKFGLKSAQELEILNLKCKPDLAAILRDGEQILPAYHMNKKHWISVNLNSKIAPEQVEDLIDLSFELTR; encoded by the coding sequence ATGCTCGTGCAGAAGCGAGTTTTTAGCTACATAAAGGAGAAATTCGGCGCGCAGGGCGAGCGAGTATTTGACAAGCACCCGGAATTTGCCGTGTTTCGCCACGCGAAAAACCGAAAATGGTTCGCCGTTTTTATGCGCGTGGACGGCGGTAAATTTGGGCTTAAAAGCGCGCAGGAGCTAGAGATACTAAACCTAAAATGCAAGCCTGATCTCGCGGCGATTTTGCGCGACGGGGAGCAAATTTTGCCCGCCTATCATATGAATAAAAAGCACTGGATCAGCGTAAATTTAAACTCCAAAATCGCACCCGAGCAGGTGGAGGATCTGATCGATCTTAGCTTTGAGCTGACGCGGTAA
- a CDS encoding DNA-3-methyladenine glycosylase I: protein MQNTQKPKIRCDWAEKSDLERVYHDREWGKLVKDDAKFFELIVLEGFQAGISWHAVLLKREAMRAAFDGFDARKISLYGEEQMAKFMQNPALIRNRLKLNSLAANARAFLAVVGEFGSFYDYLWGYLLPKFDPEFDGKPIINHYESLKQIPATTPLADFVAKELKKRGFKFLGPTSVYAFLQSAGVVDDHLDACFCKGGK from the coding sequence TTGCAAAATACTCAAAAACCCAAAATCCGCTGCGACTGGGCGGAGAAAAGCGATCTGGAGCGCGTATATCACGACCGGGAGTGGGGCAAGCTCGTAAAAGACGATGCGAAATTTTTCGAGCTCATCGTGCTGGAGGGCTTTCAGGCGGGCATCTCGTGGCATGCGGTGCTGCTTAAGCGCGAGGCGATGCGAGCGGCATTTGACGGATTTGACGCGCGCAAAATTTCGCTCTACGGCGAGGAGCAGATGGCAAAATTTATGCAAAACCCCGCACTCATCAGAAACCGCCTAAAGCTAAACTCGCTTGCCGCAAACGCTCGCGCATTCCTTGCCGTCGTGGGCGAGTTTGGCAGCTTTTACGACTATCTTTGGGGCTATCTACTGCCTAAATTTGATCCAGAATTTGACGGCAAGCCCATCATAAATCACTACGAAAGCCTAAAACAGATCCCCGCTACCACGCCGCTTGCGGACTTCGTCGCAAAAGAGCTGAAAAAGCGCGGATTTAAATTTCTTGGACCCACGAGCGTCTATGCGTTTTTGCAAAGCGCGGGCGTAGTGGACGATCATCTGGACGCTTGCTTTTGCAAAGGGGGCAAGTGA
- a CDS encoding flavocytochrome c — translation MKNSNVSRRDFVKLSMVGAGALALGGVNAQAAVNTKDVKFDEEWDVVIVGSGFAGLAAGITAAEKGNKVLILEKMGRVGGNSVINGGIFAVPNSDKQKAEGIKDSNELFIKDCLKAGRGLNHVDLIDTIATRAQDAYKLTLKCGAKYIDKVTHAGGHSVPRSLQTANGSGSGIVQPMVEYFKNLQGCELRQRAKFDEFVLGEDGGVDGVIIREDYKFDPKSQKDDAENTTGTKKVIKAKKGVVLAAGGFCRDVFFRQVQDPSILPTTDSTNHPGATAGAMKEAFRIGATPVQLSWIQFGPWACPDEKGFGVGSMFNVNGSFRYGISVDPRTGKRYMNELADRRTRSQAMFKVIDAKADIYPINFCDSEGVKNMVIPEHYTKPLESGVLKKFETLDELAAAYKIPAAELKKTVERYNSFVKSGKDEDFGKPMDKTTTNGVDISKPPFYAMRGTPKLHHTMGGIDINTKAQVISLQTEMPIPRLFAAGEITGGVHGASRLGSVAIADCLTFGMIAGENIG, via the coding sequence ATGAAAAACTCAAACGTTTCAAGAAGAGATTTTGTTAAGTTAAGTATGGTAGGTGCCGGAGCTTTAGCTCTAGGCGGAGTAAATGCGCAAGCAGCCGTTAACACTAAGGACGTCAAATTTGACGAGGAGTGGGACGTAGTTATCGTTGGTTCCGGTTTTGCAGGACTAGCAGCTGGTATCACCGCAGCCGAAAAGGGCAATAAAGTCCTAATCCTAGAAAAAATGGGACGCGTCGGCGGTAACTCCGTTATTAACGGCGGTATATTTGCCGTTCCAAACAGCGACAAACAAAAAGCCGAAGGCATCAAAGATAGCAACGAGCTATTTATCAAAGACTGCCTAAAAGCAGGCCGCGGCCTAAACCACGTAGATCTCATCGACACCATCGCTACTCGTGCTCAAGACGCATATAAACTAACTCTAAAATGCGGCGCTAAATACATAGATAAAGTTACTCACGCAGGCGGACACAGCGTACCTAGATCGCTTCAAACAGCTAACGGCTCAGGATCGGGCATCGTTCAGCCGATGGTAGAATACTTTAAAAACCTACAAGGCTGCGAGCTAAGACAAAGGGCTAAATTTGACGAATTCGTCCTAGGCGAGGACGGCGGCGTAGACGGCGTGATCATCAGAGAGGATTATAAATTTGATCCAAAGAGCCAAAAAGACGATGCCGAAAACACTACGGGAACTAAAAAAGTTATAAAAGCTAAAAAAGGCGTAGTACTAGCTGCGGGAGGATTTTGCCGCGACGTATTCTTTAGACAGGTTCAAGACCCGTCTATCCTGCCTACTACGGATAGCACAAACCATCCGGGCGCAACAGCCGGCGCTATGAAAGAGGCGTTTAGGATCGGCGCTACACCTGTTCAGCTAAGCTGGATACAGTTTGGTCCATGGGCATGCCCTGATGAAAAAGGCTTTGGCGTTGGCTCTATGTTTAACGTAAACGGAAGCTTCCGCTACGGTATCTCAGTCGATCCAAGAACCGGCAAACGCTATATGAACGAGCTAGCAGACCGCCGCACTCGCTCTCAAGCTATGTTTAAAGTAATCGACGCAAAAGCCGATATCTATCCGATCAACTTCTGCGACTCTGAGGGTGTAAAAAACATGGTCATACCTGAACACTACACCAAACCGCTAGAGTCCGGCGTACTAAAGAAATTTGAAACCCTAGACGAACTAGCCGCAGCTTATAAAATCCCTGCTGCAGAGCTAAAAAAGACCGTCGAGAGATATAACAGCTTCGTTAAATCAGGCAAGGACGAAGACTTTGGCAAACCTATGGATAAAACCACTACAAACGGCGTAGATATCTCTAAACCACCTTTCTACGCTATGCGCGGTACGCCAAAACTTCACCACACTATGGGCGGTATCGATATCAATACCAAAGCTCAGGTCATCTCTCTACAAACAGAGATGCCTATCCCAAGATTATTTGCCGCAGGCGAGATCACGGGCGGCGTACACGGAGCCAGCCGCTTAGGTAGCGTAGCGATAGCCGACTGCTTAACGTTTGGTATGATAGCGGGAGAGAATATAGGCTAA